One stretch of Dokdonia sp. Hel_I_53 DNA includes these proteins:
- a CDS encoding GspE/PulE family protein yields the protein MTKKNQKEFELPLVLKQTISADQAYTYRIVPKEFDSNTLLCYSDTKDLKRRSKELSILLGKGIQLNYIETEKLNDLLSLNYRQSSQSKKESLHYTEDFLDKVLLSAKSIGSSDVHFEPLENSCRVRLRLDGRLKEYYTIKKKDYATIINRIKNKAGLDISQKRIPQDGRITIKTQNEEFDIRVSTLPSLNGESIVLRILSRDTSNIDISNLGFTNEDIITYSDSIKNPHGIILISGPTGSGKTTTLYATLKKLNTPDTKILTIEDPIEYTLGGVMQMQLREDIGLNFETALKTFLRQDPDIIMVGEIRDAKTANMAIRAALTGHLVLSTIHSNSAWDTVSRLKDMGVPNHLIATTLKLSVAQRLIRKLCKCCKQKVAITESSFPKKFTPPQPIDCHYVAKGCNKCYFTGYTGRQAIYELLPISREVGKHIKNNELSIDNYYKKNNLRTLAQQSWTLILEGVTSPDEVFSLLVNDQ from the coding sequence ATGACAAAAAAAAATCAGAAAGAATTTGAGTTGCCTCTGGTATTAAAACAAACCATTTCTGCAGATCAAGCCTATACCTACCGTATTGTTCCAAAAGAATTTGATAGCAATACGCTTTTATGTTATTCTGATACCAAGGATCTCAAACGACGCTCCAAAGAGCTAAGCATTCTTTTAGGGAAGGGTATACAGCTTAATTATATTGAAACTGAGAAACTTAATGATTTACTAAGTTTAAATTACCGGCAATCCTCTCAGTCAAAAAAAGAGAGCCTCCACTACACTGAAGATTTTCTAGACAAAGTTCTTCTCTCTGCTAAGTCAATAGGTAGTAGTGATGTACACTTTGAGCCTTTAGAAAATTCCTGTAGAGTTCGTTTGAGATTAGACGGTCGTTTAAAAGAATATTATACAATTAAAAAGAAGGACTATGCAACAATAATTAATCGCATAAAAAATAAAGCAGGACTCGATATTTCCCAAAAACGTATCCCTCAGGATGGAAGAATTACAATTAAAACACAAAACGAGGAATTTGATATAAGAGTATCAACATTACCCTCTCTCAATGGTGAAAGTATTGTTTTAAGAATTTTAAGTAGAGATACTTCTAATATAGATATATCAAATTTAGGATTTACTAATGAGGACATTATAACTTATAGTGATAGTATCAAAAATCCTCATGGAATAATATTGATTTCTGGACCTACAGGTTCTGGTAAAACAACAACCTTATATGCCACGTTAAAAAAATTAAACACTCCAGATACTAAAATTTTAACCATTGAAGATCCAATAGAATATACGCTAGGAGGTGTAATGCAAATGCAATTAAGAGAAGATATAGGCTTGAATTTTGAAACTGCGCTAAAAACATTTTTACGACAAGACCCTGATATTATTATGGTAGGGGAAATAAGAGATGCAAAAACGGCAAATATGGCAATTAGAGCTGCCCTTACTGGGCATTTAGTTTTATCTACCATACATTCTAATTCTGCATGGGATACAGTTTCAAGACTAAAAGATATGGGAGTTCCTAATCATTTAATAGCTACTACGTTAAAATTAAGTGTTGCACAACGATTGATAAGGAAGCTTTGTAAATGCTGCAAACAAAAAGTTGCAATAACAGAATCTTCATTTCCTAAAAAATTTACACCACCCCAGCCTATTGATTGTCATTATGTTGCTAAGGGTTGCAATAAATGTTATTTTACGGGCTATACAGGTAGACAAGCAATATATGAACTCCTTCCTATCTCTAGAGAGGTAGGTAAGCATATTAAAAATAATGAATTATCAATAGATAATTATTACAAAAAGAATAATTTAAGAACTTTGGCTCAACAATCTTGGACTCTTATCCTAGAAGGAGTAACAAGTCCAGATGAGGTTTTCTCCCTTTTAGTAAATGATCAGTAA
- a CDS encoding type II secretion system protein GspD: protein MKYIFVIVLILLSANYSYSQDGSKSRIILLEQRLESLIPEIPGLSEELNIKAQNINLTTFLISVSEIHNINIDTSQGLSGIQVNNSFRNVLVKDVLLYLCKTYNLEIDFSGKILFFKNFQPPYVAPVERSIPVEYSQNTMRLSIDLKNDPLPEVLKLISTKTGKGIFYSPDLENTIVNGFINDLPLDLAMEKLAFSNNLNLNISKDGVYEFENGLEENAISSNNGTTPAKRRRVSNVRNSNFFFEVLDKELKLLEVDFFNASIKDVIYDISEKLDIDIFTATPLDDAGLVSVKSKEISFDTLLAKIFENGQNSASVSKNSVNINNQTPSQKNKQFTWKKQNDIYYFGLSEQLTVRSSELIQLKNRSVIILSDPDTGTRRAGRTASINSQLGSAVTNNGNQPFNRNQQENNSTQSLSNRNLLVNSNLKEIIPIDIQKDIEITIDEELNAFVVSGPSSNIERFKAFISEIDKKVPLIVLEVMILETNKNSSIDLGVEWGIGTEPTSTQGQIFPSTNLNLGANTVNRILGRIDGSSFFNIGKVVPNFYANIRASETNGNFKIKDSPRIATLNGHRASFSNGQTSYYAVTSQTFIGSQNPATSEIVNYQPIDAELSLEVKPFVSLDGEITMDIRVIQSNFNGERIAPDAPPGINSRELTSIVRAQSNDIIVLGGLESSSKVSSGQGVPFLARIPIIKYLFSQRTRSASKSKLSILIKPTVFY from the coding sequence ATGAAATACATTTTTGTCATCGTCCTAATTTTACTTTCTGCCAACTACTCTTACAGTCAAGATGGAAGTAAGTCTCGAATAATTTTACTTGAGCAACGCCTAGAAAGCTTGATTCCTGAAATACCAGGGCTCTCTGAAGAGCTCAATATAAAGGCTCAAAATATAAATCTCACAACATTTTTAATAAGTGTATCTGAGATACATAACATAAACATTGACACAAGTCAAGGCCTTTCAGGAATTCAAGTGAATAATAGTTTTAGAAATGTTCTTGTTAAGGACGTTTTACTTTATTTATGTAAAACTTATAATCTTGAAATCGACTTCTCTGGCAAGATTTTGTTTTTCAAAAACTTCCAACCTCCATATGTCGCACCTGTAGAGAGAAGTATACCTGTTGAATATAGTCAGAATACTATGAGGTTAAGTATTGATTTAAAAAATGACCCACTACCAGAGGTTTTAAAATTGATATCAACAAAAACTGGTAAAGGAATATTTTATTCTCCAGATCTTGAAAACACTATAGTTAATGGTTTTATTAATGATTTGCCCCTTGACCTAGCTATGGAAAAGCTAGCTTTCTCAAATAATCTTAACCTTAATATCTCTAAAGATGGTGTTTATGAGTTTGAAAATGGGTTAGAAGAAAATGCTATCTCATCCAATAATGGTACTACTCCAGCAAAAAGAAGGAGAGTCTCAAATGTGAGAAATTCAAACTTCTTTTTTGAAGTATTAGATAAAGAGTTAAAACTTTTAGAGGTAGATTTTTTCAATGCCTCCATTAAAGATGTTATCTACGACATTAGTGAAAAATTAGATATCGACATCTTTACAGCAACTCCCCTTGATGATGCAGGTTTAGTTAGTGTAAAATCTAAAGAAATATCATTTGACACCCTCTTAGCCAAAATTTTTGAAAATGGCCAAAATTCTGCCAGTGTTTCTAAAAATTCAGTTAATATAAATAATCAGACCCCTTCACAAAAAAATAAACAATTTACTTGGAAAAAGCAAAATGACATTTATTACTTCGGTTTGTCAGAACAACTCACGGTGCGCAGCTCTGAGCTTATTCAATTAAAAAATAGATCTGTTATCATATTATCAGATCCCGATACTGGCACCAGAAGGGCCGGAAGAACAGCTTCTATTAATTCTCAATTAGGCAGTGCAGTTACTAATAATGGAAACCAACCATTTAATAGAAATCAACAGGAAAATAATAGTACTCAGAGCTTAAGTAATCGTAACTTGTTAGTTAACAGTAATCTTAAAGAAATTATTCCTATTGACATACAGAAGGATATTGAAATTACAATAGATGAAGAATTAAATGCTTTTGTAGTAAGTGGACCTAGTTCTAATATAGAACGCTTTAAAGCTTTTATTTCTGAAATTGATAAAAAAGTACCCTTAATAGTGTTAGAGGTTATGATTTTAGAAACCAACAAAAATAGTTCAATTGACCTCGGGGTAGAATGGGGTATAGGTACTGAGCCTACTTCAACACAGGGTCAAATCTTTCCATCAACCAATCTTAACTTAGGAGCAAACACTGTTAATCGCATTCTTGGTCGTATTGATGGTTCAAGTTTTTTTAATATCGGAAAAGTAGTTCCAAATTTTTACGCAAATATAAGAGCATCAGAAACAAATGGAAATTTTAAAATAAAAGACTCTCCTAGAATTGCTACTTTGAATGGTCATAGAGCTAGTTTTTCTAATGGTCAAACTAGTTATTATGCTGTGACATCACAGACTTTCATTGGTTCACAAAACCCTGCTACTTCAGAAATTGTAAATTATCAACCTATAGACGCAGAGTTGTCTTTAGAAGTTAAGCCATTCGTTTCTTTAGACGGAGAAATCACTATGGATATAAGGGTAATTCAATCAAATTTTAATGGGGAACGTATTGCTCCAGATGCACCTCCAGGAATTAATAGCCGTGAACTTACTTCTATAGTAAGGGCTCAAAGTAATGACATTATTGTTTTAGGGGGGTTAGAATCAAGCTCCAAAGTGAGTTCTGGACAAGGTGTACCTTTTCTAGCTAGGATACCAATTATTAAATATTTATTTAGTCAAAGAACCAGAAGTGCATCTAAATCTAAACTCAGTATATTAATTAAACCAACTGTTTTTTACTAA
- a CDS encoding MopE-related protein encodes MKRFICILFFIFFTGTLFAQFPVGDKDGPILINRNWYLDSDGDGYGSSTNVIVDNVQPSGYVSVSGDCNVGDSSIFPGALEILDGIDNDCDGTIDEGLTPLIPSTITVTTNCGSSVLNRSLPPLGVTWFWQSSASGTSTSSSAASITRTSGTIYYLRAKSNHNGLWSSARSVSYSIQQPPVWYADVDGDGYGNIAISQSSCTQPIGYVSVSGDCNVSDSSIFPGALEILDGIDNDCDGTIDEGLTPLIPSTITVTTNCGSSVLNRSLPPLGVTWFWQSSASGTSTSSSAASITRTSGTIYYLRAKSNHNGLWSSARSVSYSIQQPPVWYADVDGDGYGNIAISQSSCTQPIGYVSVSGDCNVSDSSIFPGALEILDGIDNDCDGTIDEGLTPLIPSTITVTTNCGSSVLNRSLPPLGVTWFWQSSASGTSTSSSAASITRTSGTIYYLRAKSNHNGLWSSARSVSYSIQQPPVWYADVDGDGYGNIAISQSSCTQPIGYVSVSGDCNVSDSSIFPGALEILDGIDNDCDGTIDEGLTPLIPSTITVTTNCGSSVLNRSLPPSGVTWFWQSSASGTATSSSAASITRTSGTIYYLRAKSNYNGLWSSARSVSYTVQKPTTWYADADGDGFGNSSSSQSSCSQPIGYVSVNGDCNDSKNLVFPGALEVLDGIDNDCDGTIDEGLTPLIPSTITVTTNCGSSVLNRSLPPSGVTWFWQSSASGTATSSSAASITRTSGTIYYLRAKGNYNGLWSSARSVSYTVQKPTTWYADADDDGLGDSSITKSACNQPLNYVSISGDLCPEVSGNENGCPTPASYELSNENHIFTRKYLTPTKTPTTQIGSDNVIEDVTYFDGLGRAKQQVLINGSSHPRNNISSTSFNSSSTTNFKQDWSEGIGGTPFYNKNGSLGENRRVYGAAPNGSSDLLWECGSDTASDADGGWNTNYFAIDNTATYYYSVWVKRTGDLTNGYVYHGTQNVNTLAGEQKSNPYFMSTHLPSLNTWYLMIGVVHGYNYTGNDTGVSGIYDIHGNKVKDGVEYKWRNTTTQTRFRNYLYYSTDLSTKQYFWNPKLQKFKNAPTGWESDWVEGPGGTPFFNANGAVSENSRIYGTGPSGDLELLWKCDDDTAKNADGGWNTDYFPIDRTRKYRYTTWVKRTGSLDGTTYHGTKSVSNLSGVAQSNPYFWYGDPPELNKWYLMVGIIHPYTYSGGNSGESGLYDLDGNKLSNGNDFKWNSNSATSSMRSYLFYSEDPASKQYFSRPTFEQINDANAGLSSAFQTNSSSRDIVTHIAYDGLGRQSKKFLPYASTDANGTFRESALEETLNYYYDPLYDLTTNPYSETHFEASPLNRVLEQGAPGDSWKVDRDSDQDHTVKFGYHTNSLSEVRLFSVDLSADYIPSLVDGNRHYEAAQLYNNITKDENWQPSSGKKHTTEEFKNKQGQVLLKRTYATVNGTDTTHDTYYVYDDFGNLTYVLPPAVNLSEAISITVLKNLCYQYRYDERNRLIEKQIPGKGKEYIVYNKLDQPVLTQDSKMKLAGQWLFTKYDAFGRVAFTGIINHNGERDNLQTIAYNTNTYTSQFVERIQTSNTVGGTQIFYTNTGTFPQNITEILTVNYYDDYAWDWNQYPGTLSDPNTITSVYGEPTAGVGIATITAKGSVTGSKVKVLETNDWIVSYMMYDKKGRTIFSTSYNQYLKTKNSQSVDLDFVGKPVRTESKHQKDNAAVVVTVDEFEYDQQQRIIKHTQTINGAQPQLIAHNTYDDLGVLKQKNVGGVAMHSSGLQTIDYDYNVRGWLTDINDVNDLQASGNDLFSFKINYDTDIEGTANTTPLYNGNISQTIWRTNNQYNQKKAYSYSYDALNRLTKAMGRTNNSLNAVDRYDVPTITYDKNGNIKTLVRSGHTNEAVTAYGTMDSLTYSYLANSNKLTAVGDAGSEITGFKNDYTGAVDYTYDLNGNMTKDLNKGITGIAYNHLNLPTAVTLDPVGTENDGVISYIYDATGVKLEKKVDPVNSSLDQVTQYASNFIYKNNQLEMFSHPEGYLEPDGSGGFRYAYQYKDHLGNVRLTYSDSNGDGSINPSSEIISEKNYYPFGLKHKGYNGDVTGNANSVAKNFGYNGKENNLELGLDWMDFGARNYDASLGRWMNVDPLADQMRRHSPYNYAFDNPVYFIDPDGMAPRGPWPPFSTFKNILNVSRKIYKGVKTLVGMDLKGNTKGAPGNSSPSRIGSAVELTTEDGRAGNDLGAQTNRADHPEDNIELDADVLFASNGIANGKKASGNTSKPDTQGNTEMKKLIKKIETPKTVVDGLEKGADVTGGIQENVVNAEAVDVLSMTFDVSQNPTAIDSSKTTKLLIGSPEDVQRQKDSINRTNENKRENARLYSGQQ; translated from the coding sequence ATGAAAAGATTTATATGTATATTATTCTTTATTTTTTTTACAGGGACTCTCTTTGCACAATTTCCTGTTGGAGATAAGGATGGTCCTATTTTGATTAATCGAAACTGGTATCTCGATAGTGACGGTGATGGTTATGGTAGTTCAACTAATGTAATTGTGGATAATGTTCAACCTTCAGGGTATGTTTCCGTTAGTGGTGATTGTAATGTTGGTGACTCTTCTATTTTTCCTGGTGCTTTAGAGATTTTAGATGGAATAGATAACGATTGTGATGGGACTATAGACGAGGGTTTAACCCCATTAATACCTTCTACAATAACTGTAACTACAAATTGTGGGAGCAGTGTTTTAAATCGTAGTCTCCCTCCATTAGGGGTGACTTGGTTCTGGCAAAGTAGTGCTTCTGGCACATCGACTTCTAGTTCTGCAGCATCTATTACTCGTACTAGCGGGACTATATATTACTTAAGAGCTAAGAGTAATCATAATGGACTATGGAGTAGTGCTCGATCTGTTTCTTATAGCATACAGCAACCACCAGTATGGTATGCAGATGTTGATGGCGATGGATATGGGAACATTGCTATCTCACAAAGCTCTTGTACACAGCCTATAGGGTATGTTTCCGTTAGTGGTGATTGTAATGTTAGTGACTCTTCTATTTTTCCTGGTGCTTTAGAGATTTTAGATGGAATAGATAACGATTGTGATGGGACTATAGACGAGGGTTTAACCCCATTAATACCTTCTACAATAACTGTAACTACAAATTGTGGGAGCAGTGTTTTAAATCGTAGTCTCCCTCCATTAGGGGTGACTTGGTTCTGGCAAAGTAGTGCTTCTGGCACATCGACTTCTAGTTCTGCAGCATCTATTACTCGTACTAGCGGGACTATATATTACTTAAGAGCTAAGAGTAATCATAATGGACTATGGAGTAGTGCTCGATCTGTTTCTTATAGCATACAGCAACCACCAGTATGGTATGCAGATGTTGATGGCGATGGATATGGGAACATTGCTATCTCACAAAGCTCTTGTACACAGCCTATAGGGTATGTTTCCGTTAGTGGTGATTGTAATGTTAGTGACTCTTCTATTTTTCCTGGTGCTTTAGAGATTTTAGATGGAATAGATAACGATTGTGATGGGACTATAGACGAGGGTTTAACCCCATTAATACCTTCTACAATAACTGTAACTACAAATTGTGGGAGCAGTGTTTTAAATCGTAGTCTCCCTCCATTAGGGGTGACTTGGTTCTGGCAAAGTAGTGCTTCTGGCACATCGACTTCTAGTTCTGCAGCATCTATTACTCGTACTAGCGGGACTATATATTACTTAAGAGCTAAGAGTAATCATAATGGACTATGGAGTAGTGCTCGATCTGTTTCTTATAGCATACAGCAACCACCAGTATGGTATGCAGATGTTGATGGCGATGGATATGGGAACATTGCTATCTCACAAAGCTCTTGTACACAGCCTATAGGGTATGTTTCCGTTAGTGGTGATTGTAATGTTAGTGACTCTTCTATTTTTCCTGGTGCTTTAGAGATTTTAGATGGAATAGATAACGATTGTGATGGGACTATAGACGAGGGTTTAACCCCATTAATACCTTCTACAATAACTGTAACTACAAATTGTGGGAGCAGTGTTTTAAATCGTAGCCTCCCTCCGTCAGGGGTGACTTGGTTCTGGCAAAGTAGTGCTTCTGGCACAGCGACTTCTAGTTCTGCAGCCTCTATTACTCGTACTAGCGGGACTATATATTACTTAAGAGCTAAGAGTAATTATAATGGACTATGGAGTAGTGCTCGATCGGTATCTTATACAGTGCAAAAGCCTACCACTTGGTATGCCGATGCAGATGGAGATGGTTTTGGTAATTCTTCTAGTAGTCAAAGTTCTTGTTCACAGCCTATAGGGTACGTTTCTGTAAATGGAGACTGTAATGATTCTAAGAACTTAGTTTTTCCTGGAGCTTTAGAGGTGTTAGATGGAATAGATAATGATTGTGATGGGACTATAGACGAGGGTTTAACCCCATTAATACCTTCTACAATAACTGTAACTACAAATTGTGGAAGCAGTGTTTTAAATCGTAGCCTCCCTCCGTCAGGGGTGACTTGGTTCTGGCAAAGTAGTGCTTCTGGCACAGCGACTTCTAGTTCTGCAGCCTCTATTACTCGTACTAGCGGGACTATATATTACTTAAGAGCTAAGGGTAATTATAATGGACTATGGAGTAGTGCTCGATCGGTATCTTATACAGTGCAAAAGCCTACCACTTGGTATGCAGATGCAGATGATGATGGTTTAGGAGATTCCTCCATTACAAAAAGTGCTTGTAATCAACCTTTAAATTATGTCAGTATTAGTGGTGATTTATGTCCTGAGGTTTCAGGTAATGAAAATGGTTGTCCTACCCCAGCTAGTTACGAGTTGAGTAACGAGAATCATATTTTTACTCGAAAATACTTAACTCCAACTAAGACTCCAACGACTCAAATAGGTTCTGATAATGTGATAGAAGATGTTACTTATTTCGATGGATTAGGGAGAGCAAAGCAGCAAGTTTTGATTAATGGGTCTAGTCATCCGAGGAATAATATTTCTTCAACGTCTTTTAACTCAAGTTCGACTACTAACTTCAAGCAGGATTGGTCTGAAGGTATAGGAGGAACACCTTTTTATAATAAAAATGGAAGCCTTGGGGAGAATCGTCGTGTGTATGGTGCAGCTCCTAATGGTTCTTCTGACCTTCTGTGGGAGTGTGGTAGTGATACAGCAAGTGATGCAGATGGAGGCTGGAATACAAACTATTTTGCTATAGATAATACAGCCACCTATTATTATTCTGTATGGGTAAAGCGCACAGGAGATCTTACTAATGGCTATGTGTATCACGGTACTCAAAACGTAAATACATTAGCTGGGGAGCAGAAATCTAATCCTTATTTTATGTCTACTCATTTGCCATCACTAAATACTTGGTATTTAATGATTGGTGTTGTGCATGGATATAATTACACGGGTAATGATACTGGTGTAAGTGGAATTTATGACATTCATGGGAATAAAGTTAAGGATGGAGTAGAATATAAATGGCGTAATACTACAACGCAAACTCGTTTTCGTAATTACCTATATTACTCGACAGACTTAAGTACTAAGCAGTATTTCTGGAATCCCAAGCTTCAGAAGTTTAAAAATGCTCCAACCGGTTGGGAATCTGACTGGGTGGAGGGTCCCGGAGGCACTCCCTTTTTTAATGCGAATGGTGCTGTTTCTGAAAATTCCAGAATATATGGTACTGGGCCTAGCGGAGATTTAGAGTTGCTATGGAAGTGTGATGATGACACAGCTAAAAATGCAGATGGTGGTTGGAACACAGATTACTTTCCAATCGATAGAACAAGAAAGTATCGCTATACAACTTGGGTTAAACGTACAGGGAGTCTTGATGGAACAACCTACCATGGTACAAAATCCGTAAGTAATTTGAGTGGCGTTGCTCAGAGCAATCCATATTTTTGGTATGGGGATCCTCCAGAATTGAACAAATGGTACCTTATGGTTGGAATTATACACCCTTATACATATTCTGGGGGCAATAGTGGAGAATCCGGATTATACGACCTTGATGGTAATAAACTTTCTAATGGGAATGATTTTAAATGGAATAGCAATTCTGCTACTTCGTCTATGAGGAGTTATTTATTCTACTCTGAAGATCCTGCAAGTAAACAGTACTTCTCGCGGCCTACTTTTGAGCAGATAAACGATGCTAATGCTGGATTAAGTAGTGCTTTTCAAACCAATTCCTCTTCTAGAGATATTGTTACACACATAGCATACGATGGCTTAGGGAGGCAGTCTAAAAAGTTCTTACCTTACGCATCAACTGATGCCAATGGTACTTTTCGCGAAAGCGCACTGGAAGAAACTTTGAATTATTATTATGACCCGCTTTATGATTTAACAACCAACCCGTATAGTGAGACGCATTTTGAGGCTTCTCCATTAAATAGAGTCTTGGAACAGGGAGCACCTGGTGATTCTTGGAAAGTGGACAGAGATAGTGATCAGGATCATACGGTCAAGTTTGGATATCATACAAATTCTCTTTCAGAAGTACGATTATTTAGTGTAGATCTATCGGCTGATTATATCCCGTCTTTAGTTGATGGTAATCGTCATTATGAGGCTGCGCAACTTTATAATAACATTACTAAAGATGAAAACTGGCAGCCATCTTCTGGAAAGAAGCACACCACAGAGGAGTTTAAAAACAAGCAAGGTCAAGTACTTCTAAAACGTACCTATGCGACAGTTAATGGAACGGATACCACTCATGACACCTATTATGTATATGATGATTTTGGAAATCTTACTTATGTATTACCTCCCGCAGTAAACTTATCAGAAGCTATAAGCATTACGGTATTAAAAAACTTGTGCTATCAATACAGATACGATGAGCGCAATAGGCTTATTGAAAAGCAAATCCCTGGCAAAGGCAAAGAATATATTGTGTACAATAAATTAGATCAACCAGTATTGACTCAAGATTCAAAGATGAAACTAGCGGGTCAATGGTTATTTACTAAGTATGATGCATTTGGAAGAGTTGCATTTACGGGTATTATTAATCATAATGGAGAACGAGACAATCTTCAAACTATTGCTTATAATACAAACACATACACTAGTCAATTTGTTGAAAGAATACAAACTTCCAATACCGTAGGGGGTACACAAATATTTTATACAAACACGGGTACCTTTCCTCAAAACATAACAGAAATTCTTACCGTTAATTATTATGATGATTATGCGTGGGATTGGAATCAATATCCAGGAACTTTAAGTGACCCGAACACAATTACATCCGTTTATGGGGAACCCACAGCTGGTGTAGGTATTGCTACTATTACGGCAAAGGGGAGCGTTACGGGCTCTAAAGTTAAAGTACTTGAAACTAATGACTGGATAGTAAGTTATATGATGTATGATAAGAAGGGTAGAACTATCTTCTCGACTAGTTATAATCAATATTTAAAGACAAAGAATAGTCAAAGTGTAGATCTTGACTTTGTAGGTAAGCCTGTACGTACAGAGTCAAAACATCAAAAAGATAACGCAGCAGTAGTTGTTACTGTAGATGAGTTTGAGTATGACCAACAGCAACGGATAATAAAACATACACAGACTATAAATGGTGCACAGCCACAGCTAATTGCTCACAATACTTATGACGACCTTGGCGTTTTAAAACAGAAGAATGTAGGTGGTGTAGCTATGCATAGCTCAGGCTTACAAACTATAGATTATGATTACAACGTAAGAGGGTGGCTTACTGATATTAATGATGTGAACGACCTTCAAGCCAGTGGGAATGATCTTTTTAGTTTTAAAATTAATTACGATACAGATATTGAAGGCACTGCGAATACCACACCCCTATATAATGGTAACATCTCACAAACTATTTGGAGGACTAACAACCAGTATAATCAAAAGAAAGCCTACAGCTATAGCTATGATGCCCTTAATAGACTTACGAAGGCTATGGGGAGAACAAATAATAGCTTGAATGCCGTAGATCGTTATGATGTACCTACCATAACTTATGATAAGAATGGAAATATTAAAACCTTAGTTAGAAGTGGGCATACCAATGAAGCGGTCACTGCTTATGGAACTATGGATAGCTTGACCTATTCTTATTTGGCTAACTCTAACAAGCTCACAGCAGTGGGAGATGCAGGTAGTGAAATAACTGGATTTAAAAATGACTATACTGGTGCTGTAGATTATACCTATGATCTTAATGGTAACATGACCAAAGATCTGAATAAGGGGATTACAGGAATTGCTTATAACCACTTAAACCTCCCAACTGCAGTTACCTTAGATCCTGTAGGAACTGAAAATGACGGAGTAATTTCCTATATTTATGATGCCACTGGTGTAAAGCTCGAGAAGAAAGTAGATCCTGTGAATAGCTCTCTAGATCAAGTAACCCAGTATGCTAGTAATTTTATTTATAAGAATAACCAGCTAGAGATGTTTAGCCATCCAGAGGGTTATTTAGAACCCGATGGGTCAGGTGGGTTTAGATATGCTTATCAATATAAAGACCACTTAGGGAACGTTAGACTTACATACTCAGATAGCAATGGAGATGGGTCTATCAACCCTTCGAGTGAAATTATATCTGAGAAAAATTATTATCCTTTTGGGCTTAAGCACAAAGGGTACAACGGAGATGTTACAGGGAATGCTAATAGTGTTGCAAAGAACTTCGGATATAACGGAAAGGAAAATAATCTTGAGTTAGGATTAGATTGGATGGATTTTGGGGCGAGAAATTATGATGCAAGTTTAGGAAGGTGGATGAATGTGGATCCACTAGCAGATCAAATGAGGAGGCATTCGCCTTATAATTATGCATTTGATAACCCAGTATATTTTATAGATCCAGATGGTATGGCACCTAGAGGACCTTGGCCGCCATTTTCTACTTTTAAGAATATTCTAAATGTTAGTCGGAAAATCTATAAAGGGGTCAAGACTTTAGTGGGAATGGATCTTAAAGGAAATACTAAAGGAGCGCCAGGAAATTCTAGTCCATCCAGAATAGGTTCTGCAGTTGAACTTACGACTGAAGATGGACGCGCTGGAAACGATCTAGGAGCACAAACGAATAGAGCAGATCATCCTGAAGATAACATTGAACTTGATGCAGATGTATTATTTGCTTCAAATGGTATAGCCAATGGGAAAAAAGCTTCTGGAAATACTTCAAAGCCAGATACTCAAGGAAATACAGAGATGAAAAAATTAATTAAAAAAATTGAAACTCCCAAGACGGTAGTAGATGGCCTAGAAAAAGGTGCAGATGTAACTGGAGGAATACAAGAAAATGTTGTCAATGCAGAAGCCGTAGATGTTTTGAGTATGACATTTGATGTTAGTCAGAACCCTACAGCAATTGATTCTTCAAAAACAACTAAACTACTAATAGGATCACCTGAAGATGTTCAAAGACAGAAAGATTCTATTAATAGGACAAACGAGAATAAAAGAGAAAATGCTCGTTTATATAGTGGTCAACAATGA
- a CDS encoding type IV pilin protein, giving the protein MIKQFINKFNGWCKVRLAAYNLQNMLLALALMGILMMFAVPKTMPLIVKFKSSEAQAQLKYIHTLQEMFFYTNSRYADNFTDIYFEAPKSVKAGGNANYSYEIISAGAGQFKATATAIIDFDSDGIYNVWEINENGVPKQKILD; this is encoded by the coding sequence ATGATAAAACAATTTATTAATAAGTTTAATGGATGGTGTAAGGTAAGGTTAGCCGCTTATAACCTCCAAAATATGCTCCTAGCTTTAGCATTGATGGGGATACTCATGATGTTTGCCGTGCCTAAAACAATGCCTCTTATTGTCAAGTTTAAAAGCTCAGAGGCCCAAGCTCAGCTCAAATATATACATACATTGCAAGAAATGTTTTTTTATACAAATTCTCGTTATGCAGATAATTTCACAGATATTTATTTTGAAGCTCCTAAATCTGTAAAGGCAGGAGGCAATGCGAATTACTCATATGAAATAATCTCTGCAGGAGCAGGGCAATTTAAAGCTACGGCAACAGCAATTATTGATTTTGACTCTGATGGAATTTATAACGTCTGGGAAATAAATGAAAATGGTGTTCCTAAACAAAAAATATTGGATTGA